The window CAACATGCTGGGATCCGTTGTGTTGGGGCTGTTCTGCGGTATCCGAACTTCCGAGCTGAAACTTCTGACTTGGACAAGCGTTCGTGATGACGAACCGAACCCTTATGTCACGATCGCCTCCTCAATCGCGAAGAAGCGCCGAATCCGAAACGTTGATATCCCTAAGAACGCCCTCGAGTGGCTTAGCCTTTGTGACCGGCAGCACGATAGGGTCGCATACTCTCCGATAAATGACGACTTTCACAGGCGTTTCCGTACCCTGCGGATACACGCGGGATTCGGAAAAAGCGTCGAAGGTAGATGGAAGTCGACCTGGGGAAACAACGCGATGCGACATAGCTTTGGAACGTACCATTTCGCTAAGCATGGTGACTCAATGGAGACGTCTCGCCTGATGGGCCACAAGGGTAACGATGAGGTTCTGTTCTCCAATTATCGAGCGCTTGCGAAGAGAGAAGACGGCGTAAGGTTCTTCCAAATTAAACCCTCTCCCACTCAAGCCAAGGTAGTGAGCTTCGCCTGATGGATAACGAAGACAAAGAGCTCTTGCGGTCGATCTCGATCAGCATGTTGAGAATTGAGAACGCATTGGATGCGATCCTTATGATGATGGCTTCAAAGTCCCAAGAAGACTCTTACGTGAAGATTTCTCAAAAGGGTTACTCTTCGTTTTGCGGGCATCTGAAAGCCGCGTCTTTCGCTAGAGGTTTTCAAATGGCTGAAGAGCAGGAGCTCTTGCTTCAAGAGTACGAAAGGCTCCCGGAAAAAGTGGATATGACCGGTGACTTTTGGGATGGTGCTGACAGGGAGCCCAATGAGGAACGCACGTTCGGCGATTTTGTGAAACAGCTATCCGTCAAATATGGGTTTCCGAAGGGTAATCGAAACCTGAATACAAAGGTTCGCAAAATCATATTGGAAGCAAGTCTAAGTGGAGAACTGAAGACGACTGGTCAAATAGTGAAGTATCTGAAAACTGAAGGATTTCGAGAGGCTAACCGAGTGATTCTAGACCGGTATTCCGCGAATCTTATTTATATGCATTTTTATAAGTCCGGAGCCCTTGACAAAGGAATTTCATGACCGCTTTCGAATACACCGGCTTGGGGGATCCGCAGCTTTCGATCTGGCCAAGAAATGAACTTGGAAGTTTCGGTTTGAGGGGCTGGTTGATCGAGTTTCTTTCGGTTTGGTGGAGTCCGGAGACCAGCTGGTTACGAAAATTGGCTACTAGCGAATCATTATATTGTCTGCCTATGAAAAAACCAAAGGCAGATGTGAAAAATGGTTCCTGTTGTGATTCCAAGTGCGGGGGGATTTGTAGCTTCCTCAAAGGTATCCTTGGTCGACTGGACAGGCTAATCTACACCCTCGAGTGCCTTCTACAGTTTAAGGACTATATGACGCATTCCGCCGCCGCAAAATATGTCTGCCTTAGTGAGCGCCAGCTTCACGAGTACAAGGATGCTGAGAAGATTTCTTTTGCGCGGCTTGGTCGGAAGATTGTCTACCGTAAGAAGGATTTGGATACATTTATAAATGAAAGACTCAACCGATCTGAATAGCGTTAGGGAGACAGTTGCGAAAGACGAAGCTGGTAGTGAAACGGTTTTGAAGTCGCGCAAACTGAGAAAAAGCCCAGCTGCTAGGAAAGCTGAGACATGGAGGTCAAAGGCTCGACTCGATCAACTGACTGAAGAGATGTCTCGTTTCGTAGGAGATAGTCCTGGGGCAAAGGGGCATGCTTACAGTGAGGAGTATATTAAAACCGTTCTTGATGTTGCCAAAGCATCGACTGACTTTCTCAACAAGCTTGAACTCAGTGACCCTGAAGCTCTAAACGCAGCTATTGAGCTGGAGTCTGAATGGCCGGTTGTATTATCTGTCTTTGATCCGCCTAAGAGCCCTATCAAGTTGGAGTCAGGCAAGGAGGCATCTTTCCCGGACGGATTGCTTTCTAGGCTCAAGAGGAACGATATTGGAGGAAAAAAAAAGGATCATCCCTTAACCAAGTTCATCAACAATTTGGACTTGAGCAAAATACTATCTAAGAGCGATTCCCCCGATGTCGGAGGTAAAAAATGGAGAAGCATATCGGATGGGCTTTGGGCGGAGATTCAGGCCTTGCCAGAGCTTCCGAAGAGCA of the Pelagicoccus sp. SDUM812003 genome contains:
- a CDS encoding helix-turn-helix domain-containing protein; translated protein: MTAFEYTGLGDPQLSIWPRNELGSFGLRGWLIEFLSVWWSPETSWLRKLATSESLYCLPMKKPKADVKNGSCCDSKCGGICSFLKGILGRLDRLIYTLECLLQFKDYMTHSAAAKYVCLSERQLHEYKDAEKISFARLGRKIVYRKKDLDTFINERLNRSE